Proteins found in one Ptychodera flava strain L36383 chromosome 16, AS_Pfla_20210202, whole genome shotgun sequence genomic segment:
- the LOC139114027 gene encoding uncharacterized protein — protein MIECKTPTCGHPHHKQFCKHHVGSHTAHRSLEQERPKMRPLESESTDSEIPSDSPVFIELTTSEGESEYSGCTTGYGLMTRYRRKFRMATRSSSLKKRRGLFSRKLVRRRRRVVKRCVHLTKDPSATLARLKSQDQAAYGVWGRSFVTQPRRSVCWNLPETGSLRTLVEYLKEHPPQIE, from the exons ATGATTGAGTGTAAAACCCCGACCTGTGGTCACCCGCATCACAAACAGTTCTGTAAACACCACGTAGGCTCACACACAGCACATAGGTCTCTCGAACAGGAACGACCGAAAATGAG ACCACTCGAAAGCGAAAGCACGGACAGTGAGATCCCCTCTGATTCTCCTGTATTCATTGAGCTCACGACCTCTGAGGGCGAGTCGGAATATTCCGGCTGCACAACAGGCTACGGACTCATGACGCGATACCGCCGAAAGTTTAGAATGGCAACCCGCAGCTCGTCgttgaagaaaaggagaggccTTTTCAGCCGAAAGCTGGtcaggaggaggaggagggtcGTCAAAAGGTGCGTACACCTGACGAAGGACCCCTCGGCCACCCTTGCACGGCTGAAGTCGCAAGACCAGGCAGCGTACGGAGTGTGGGGCCGCTCTTTCGTCACACAGCCCAGACGGAGTGTCTGCTGGAATCTCCCCGAGACGGGCAGTCTTCGCACTCTGGTGGAATACCTGAAAGAACACCCGCCGCAGATCGAGTGA